The DNA region CACTCTCGTGGATCCGGCAGAAGCCCTGGATGGATGAGCCGTCAAAGCCCATGCCTTCCTCAAAGGCGTTTTCCAGCTCGCTGGGAGTGATCTGAAAGCTCTTCAGGGTTCCCAGAATGTCCACGAACCAAAACTGGACGAAGCTGATATTGTTGTCGTGGACGGCCTTGAGGACGTCGTCGGCGTTTTTGCAGTTAAAAATGATCGATTCCATTCGTGTACCTCCATGCGGTTGTGTCGGGGATCGGCCGTGACCGGTTGATGTGCAATGTGCTGGAGATACATTGATCAAGGAGCGGTCCAGAATCAATTTATCTTTTTATTTCATATTGATGATTGATCGGTTGCTTTATGGTGGGGTCGAATTGGAGATTTTGATTTGCAGATTTGCAAAACACAGGATGCCCTGCCCTGGGTAAAATTATCAAATTTGTTAATCAAGATTGAAGGCTTGGTCCGCCTGGGGCTCCGCATCGGCCATGTCCAAGAGGTATTGGCCGTAGCTGTTTTTGTTCAATGCCCGGGCCAGGCTCACGAGTCCGGTTTGATCTATATAGCCCAGGTGGTAGGCGATCTCCTCGATGCAGCCGATCTTGAAGCCCTGACGTTCCTGGATGGCCTGGATGAAGTTGCTGGCCTGCTGGAGCGACTCGTGTGTTCCGGCGTCGAGCCACGCGAAGCCCCGGCCCAAAAGGCGGACGCTGAGGCGGCCCTGGCTGAGATAGGCCAAGTTGACGTCAGTGATCTCCAGCTCGCCGCGGGGTGAGGGTTTCAGACTGCGGGCGATGGATACCACGCTGTTGTCATAAAAATAGATTCCGGGTACGGCGTACTTCGATTTCGGGTGCTCAGGCTTTTCCTCAATGCTCAGGACCCGACCCTGGGCATTGAACTCGACCACGCCGTAGCGACGGGGGTCCCGGACCGGGTAGCCGAAGACCACTCCGCCCCCATCGGGCAGGGCTGCCGAGGAACGGAGCATGGCCGAGAGTCCAGGACCGTGAATGATGTTGTCGCCCAGGACCAGGCAGACCGAATCCGATCCGATGAAATCCTCTCCGAGGAGGAAGGCCTGGGCAAGACCTTCGGGCCGGGCCTGTTCCATATAGCTGAAGGACAGCCCCAGCGTTTTCCCGTCACCGAGAAGGGTCCGGAATCGCGGCAAGTCCTCGGGTGTGGAGATGATCAGGATGTCCCGGATGCCGGCCAGCATGAGCACGGACAGGGGATAGTAGATCATGGGTTTGTCGTAGACAGGAAGGAGCTGCTTGCTGACGCAGAGGGTCAGAGGATACAGTCTCGTACCGGAGCCTCCGGCCAGGATGATTCCCTTCATGGCAATCCTTGTCCGATGTGGTTGATGTTCAAGGCCTTTACGTGACTTTGGCTATCCATCTTCGAACTGGTTGTAAAGGAGTGTTGTATGGTGCGGACCGAGGTCCTCCAATGACCCGAGTCTGGGATGTCGCAGTCGTGGGCGGGGGCCCGGCCGGACTCATGGCCTCCGGTACGGCGGCAG from Deltaproteobacteria bacterium includes:
- the rfbA gene encoding glucose-1-phosphate thymidylyltransferase, translating into MKGIILAGGSGTRLYPLTLCVSKQLLPVYDKPMIYYPLSVLMLAGIRDILIISTPEDLPRFRTLLGDGKTLGLSFSYMEQARPEGLAQAFLLGEDFIGSDSVCLVLGDNIIHGPGLSAMLRSSAALPDGGGVVFGYPVRDPRRYGVVEFNAQGRVLSIEEKPEHPKSKYAVPGIYFYDNSVVSIARSLKPSPRGELEITDVNLAYLSQGRLSVRLLGRGFAWLDAGTHESLQQASNFIQAIQERQGFKIGCIEEIAYHLGYIDQTGLVSLARALNKNSYGQYLLDMADAEPQADQAFNLD